In the genome of Geotrypetes seraphini chromosome 16, aGeoSer1.1, whole genome shotgun sequence, one region contains:
- the MRPL52 gene encoding 39S ribosomal protein L52, mitochondrial, with the protein MATSMAAVVGLRLTAGMTVRHFSCGSIHCAGKTWRVSHGFAPSDSEYGPLTDLPDWSFADGRPGIPWKGQLRRREQQEKFVRRVIMLNKEMDHGIRVWEEAQDKAAMQQEEKRKIRLKEKGALLRNKTKK; encoded by the exons ATGGCGACGTCCATGGCCGCCGTGGTTG GTCTACGGCTGACAGCAGGCATGACGGTACGGCACTTCTCTTGTGGCAGTATTCACTGTGCTGGGAAGACCTGGCGAGTGAG CCACGGTTTTGCTCCAAGCGACTCAGAGTACGGACCCCTCACAGATCTCCCTGACTGGTCCTTCGCAG ATGGCAGGCCCGGTATTCCCTGGAAGGGGCAGTTGCGAAGGCGGGAGCAGCAGGAGAAGTTTGTG CGCCGTGTGATCATGCTGAATAAGGAGATGGATCATGGAATAAGAGTCTGGGAGGAAGCCCAGGATAAGGCAGCCATGCAACAGGAAGAGAAGAGGAAGATTCGCCTGAAAGAGAAGGGAGCACTGCTccgaaacaaaaccaaaaaataa